The following coding sequences are from one Culex quinquefasciatus strain JHB chromosome 1, VPISU_Cqui_1.0_pri_paternal, whole genome shotgun sequence window:
- the LOC6050127 gene encoding mitotic checkpoint protein BUB3 — MERKPETQIQNAPSDIISSCKFSPNTNQFLLVSSWDSSVRLYDVVNNTLRQKYYHDAPVLDCAFHDSVRTVSAGLDNLVKLYDLNTHAESILGNHDAGVKCVEYSSKANGILTGSWDKTVKLWDVRDKDCVGKYEQSNGKVYSMSCIDEKLVVATSERKVLVWDLRNMGQYLTRRESSLKFQTRAIRCFPNKEGYVMSSIEGRVAVEYFDMDPEVQKKKFAFKCHRSKEDSKELIYPVNAISFHNVFNTFATGGSDGYVNIWDGFNKKRLCQFHLYDSSISALAFSYDGSTLAIACSYLDEAEVPPEPVPDPTLYVRYVSEAETKPK; from the exons ATGGAACGCAAGCCGGAAACGCAAATTCAGAACGCCCCAAGCGACATCATCTCGTCGTGCAAATTCTCGCCAAACACGAACCAGTTCCTGCTTGTGTCCAGCTGGGACTCGAGCGTCCGCCTGTACGACGTGGTCAACAACACCCTGCGCCAGAAGTACTACCACGATGCACCGGTGCTGGACTGTGCCTTTCAT GATTCCGTCCGCACGGTCAGTGCCGGGCTGGACAACCTGGTCAAGCTGTACGACCTGAACACACACGCCGAGAGCATCCTCGGGAATCACGACGCCGGCGTCAAGTGCGTCGAGTACTCGTCCAAGGCGAACGGCATCCTGACCGGAAGTTGGGACAAGACGGTGAAGCTGTGGGACGTACGGGACAAGGACTGCGTCGGGAAGTACGAGCAGAGCAATGGGAAGGTGTACTCGATGAGTTGCATCGACGAGAAGCTGGTGGTGGCCACGTCGGAGCGCAAGGTGCTCGTGTGGGACCTGCGGAACATGGGCCAGTACCTGACGCGGCGGGAGTCCTCGCTGAAGTTCCAAACCCGCGCCATCCGGTGCTTCCCGAACAAGGAAGGCTACGTGATGAGTTCGATCGAGGGCCGGGTCGCGGTCGAGTACTTCGACATGGACCCGGAGGTGCAGAAGAAGAAGTTTGCGTTCAAGTGTCACCGCTCGAAGGAGGACAGCAAGGAGCTCATCTATCCGGTGAACGCCATCAGCTTTCACAACGTGTTCAACACGTTCGCGACGGGCGGTTCGGACGGGTACGTCAACATCTGGGACGGGTTCAACAAGAAGCGGCTGTGCCAGTTCCATCTGTACGACAGCTCGATCTCGGCGCTCGCTTTCAGCTACGACGGCAGCACGTTGGCCATCGCCTGCTCGTACCTGGACGAGGCGGAGGTGCCGCCGGAACCGGTGCCCGACCCGACGCTGTACGTGCGGTACGTGAGCGAGGCGGAGACGAAGCCGAAATAA
- the LOC6050125 gene encoding zinc finger and SCAN domain-containing protein 31, with the protein MSTPRPATTATTTTAKPEIKAVKTKIKMKKADIRQCRLCLRVLPRADVRETRGNNSVDLSRKIETAVSIRILKNDKLTTVCVNCLRLVDISYNFRMACMKTNIIYSGKLVMLHEGTWLEEDKKELLDDCQDLVRLHRLEMDKLFKCSGYESGNVEIFTSVDEEPVPEVKEDPVEQPAADEINDSEPEATDEWNKMIESAPAKRVKQDNGTIPIHRYICEICGQVVDKHNEEFHRNEHLNITPYQCANCPVAFHSKYALHRHKVKLHDREIFTKECDICHKTIRGKGGFNRHMARHNDPTVDTASCDVCGKRYRKSYMKDHMNTHTGNMAHACRICGRTFAAKTNLFTHMKKYHKLKLKAEFTDCGYDLNESN; encoded by the exons ATGTCCACTCCTCGACCTGCCACAacggccaccaccaccaccgccaaACCAGAAATCAAGGCGGTCAAAACAAAGATCAAAATGAAGAAAGCCGACATCCGCCAGTGCCGGCTCTGTCTGCGAGTTCTCCCCCGCGCCGACGTCCGGGAAACCCGCGGCAACAATTCCGTCGACCTGTCGCGGAAAATCGAAACTGCCGTCTCGATCCGGATCCTCAAGAACGACAAACTGACCACGGTTTGCGTCAACTGCCTGCGGCTGGTGGACATTTCCTACAACTTCCGGATGGCGTGCATGAAGACCAACATCATCTACTCGGGGAAGTTGGTCATGCTGCACGAGGGAACCTGGCTGGAGGAGGACAAGAAGGAGCTGCTGGACGATTGCCAGGATCTGGTGCGACTGCACCGGCTCGAGATGGACAAACTGTTCAAGTGTTCCGGGTATGAATCGGGAAATGTGGAAATTTTCACTTCCGTCGACGAGGAACCCGTTCCGGAGGTCAAGGAAGACCCGGTGGAGCAACCCGCGGCGGACGAAATCAACGACAGCGAACCGGAAGCGACCGACGAGTGGAACAAAATGATCGAAAGCGCTCCCGCCAAACGGGTCAAGCAGGACAACGGCACCATCCCGATTCATCGGTACATCTGCGAGATCTGCGGCCAGGTCGTGGACAAACACAACGAGGAGTTCCACcgcaacgagcacctcaacatCACGCCCTACCAGTGCGCAAACTGTCCGGTGGCCTTCCACTCCAAGTACGCCCTGCATCGGCACAAGGTGAAGCTACACGACCGGGAGATCTTCACCAAAGAGTGCGACATTTGCCACAAAACGATTCGCGGCAAAGGCGGCTTCAATCGCCACATGGCTCGGCACAACGATCCCACGGTGGACACGGCATCGTGCGACGTTTGCGGCAAGCGGTACCGGAA GAGCTACATGAAGGACCACATGAACACGCACACGGGCAATATGGCGCACGCGTGCCGGATCTGCGGCCGGACGTTTGCCGCCAAGACGAACCTCTTCACGCACATGAAAAAGTACCACAAGCTGAAGCTGAAGGCCGAGTTCACCGATTGCGGGTACGATCTGAACGAGTCGAATTAA